The stretch of DNA CCAAATCGATTATCAAAATTCCAACCAAACCAGAATGTATCCACGCAATCAATATATACGAAGTCGGTCTCGCGCTATTCCAAACGaacacttttttcttttgtttggtttgatgCCTCTCAACTCAACTCAACTCAGTACTGTATGAAAATTATTGTTTTGGTCTATGACGTGGTTATATAACGTCCATTAACTAATATACTATCAAATTTTAATTGGTTTATGAATATATTGAAATTCTAAATACGtttacaaatatttattttataaataaataaataaattgttttggttttaaaatgatttttttttaattaattagtcaacttaatttttaaattGGGGTGGTGAATGAGTTGATAATTTaactgattttaattttttttagatagacGAGTAATTAGAAATTCACGCATATAAAATGGAGGGATTGATATTCAAACTTTGACTGTGGGATCTGAgctaataattttgatatttttatcaatcGAGTTAAGATTTGTAGATAGTTCGACTGAATGGGGGTTAAAATGAGTTGGAGGATTTAAGTCAAACTTAGGTGAAAGAAAATATGGGAAAGAAATCATTTGCGGTGTAAATTTTCTGCTATGAAATCTTGGTCCTTCGTTCGATAATGCTCTTAGTTGGTCAAACATAATTGTAGGAGAGGATCATCATTGGACACTCTTCGGTGTAAAATCCACTAGGGAGGATCCttttgagaaaaaatatattaatataataacaaactaATAGCTAACCGTTTCAGAAAAAGTTCTGAAATGTactttttgtttgttgatttaGTTCAGGGATTAATGGACAACAAGTAGATTTAGAGTTATACTTTTAAAGACTAAAATGGTGGACCAACAATTAATTGGTCCAAGTAATAAGAGTTTTGAACCCCTTAAGCAAGTGGTCGAATATTTGATTTCTGACTCCTACATATGAAGAGAATTCGGTTGAGAGGACAAAACTCACCTTATGTGTCACACAAATTCTCCGACGGAGATTGATCATCGTTAATGTACAAAAATTGTGCTCCACAAATTCCCAAGATAAATTAATTCTCGTTAATTGCGATAAAAATTTcgtaactattaaaaaaaaactaaaaggatTAGTTGTCCACATAAATAGTTtaatcattttgttttttgactgTTAGTTCAATCATTTCATGTCTACAAAGTTAGGTGACGATGGTAATGTTGAAATCTTAAAGTACAGtacagtgtgtgtgtgtggctATAAGCTACTGAGAGCAACAGTGAAGACATACTCAttctaaaatgaaaatgaaacaatATTTGCTGGAATGTACTCCATTTGCAGCAATGGTGATTGTAGAGTGCCTTGACGTGGGGTTGACCACATTGAGTAAAGCAGCCATGTCCAAAAAAGGAATGAATCATTTCATCTTTGTTCTCTATTCCAATGCTCTTGCCACTGTCATTCTCCTCCCTTCCTCTTTCCTCATCAACAGGACAACAAGACAACCCCTTTCTTTCTCCCTTCTTGGAAAATTCTTCTTCCTCGGCCTTCTCGGGTATGTATGCAACAAGTCTAAACACTCGTGTGATGCACGCGTAAATTTATCAATATCGATTATTATGTAATATGAATTAgctaataaaaatgaatgaacACTACATTAATTGTATTATTTAAGGTTTAAAACCGTGATCACAGTGAGTCTCATTGTTATTATTGAAGTTTCGGTCAGATATGACCGATGATCGGACATTTTTGTAAGAGCGGCCGCTATTGCGGTGGTGGATTGTTTTATTAAACTTTGGTTGGTTGTATATGTTTTCTATCCCTtaaagagattaaaaaaaattaacaaatagaGATGAAGAATCTTGATCATTGGAGATTTGCAGCATAACTATCATGCAGAATTGTGTATTCACTGGCATAAGCTATAGCTCTCCTACCCTTGGATCTGCTATGAGCAACTTGACTCCAGCAATCACTTTTGTTCTAGCAGTCATCTTCAGGTAATTTAGTGTGTTGGAAAGCTGTTAAATAATGTGTCGCTCTAGTACTAGAATATACACGACAATGTTTAGAGATTTTTATGCAAACTTATATATAAACTTATGCATAACAATTGGATCATTGTACTAATTTCAAAACCATTGTAGGATGGAGAAGTTGGATGTTGGAAGCTCAATAAGCCAGATCAAAATTGTGGGGACTGTTGTGTCTATCTCGGGAGCATTTCTAGTGACCTTTTACAAGGGCGCTCCCATTGGCAGCTTTCAAACTCGGCGTTCTACATTGCAACCATTGGTGTCTCTATCCGCAGAAACCGGTAACTGGGTCATTGGAGGTCTCTTCCTAGTCATTGCCACTATATCTCTTGCAGCATGGAATATTGCTCAGGTGAGATATCTACCTGGTCTTAGATTCAAGTGGTGATGATGTATGAGAGAATACTGATTTGACATAGTTGAGCATATTTGCAGGCAGCAATTCTTAAAGGATATCCATCCCAGTTGACCATAGTTGCATTCTATTGCCTGTTTGGAACATTTCAATGTGCAATACTTTCTCTGATTGTAGTCAAAGATCCAAGTTCCTGGATACTAAGTCCTGACATTGAGCTAATCTCCATAATCTATTCAGTAAGCAAGTAGTAGCAACCAAAACAAAAGTTGTAAATCATTGAGGGTTAGCAATAGCAAAGCTCATTCCTATGTGAAAAAATATTGCAGGCTATTTTCGGAAGTGTGGTGACATTTTCTGTACTTACTTGGTGCATAGATAGGAAAGGACCTCTATTTGTTACCATGTTCAAGCCTGTTGGGATTGCCATTGCTGCATTTATGAGTGTTGTCTTCCTTGGTGAAACACTCCATATTGGCAGGTAATTCTCATTTTGAAAATATCCTTTGATATGTTGTTTACCCcaacgaagaagatgaaggaacaCAAAAATGcctgattattttttttagtgtcaGTTTTAGGAATTTGAATGTGATCAGCAATTTACTTAAAACATGTAAATTTTACTAACACATGTTTTCCATTGACTTTGATTTGTTTTCCACTCTGCTTCAAGTGTCATCGGCGCACTAGTAATCGCCATTGGATTTTACGCAGTAATGTGGGCACAATCTagagagaaaaatatgaaaggCCTTGAAGTTAATGGATTGCCATCATCCTCGTCTGCCCAAGAAAGTGCTCTACTAGAGTCTCCATGACAGCAAGTACACAACCAGCGACTGCTGTCTGCTACGTCAGTTTAAAAACGATGTATTCACCACACCAACGTGGAAACAAACAGCTataattcgtttttttatttcaataggCATCAGTGATAAAGGCATTTCTCTTTTTCAGGAGTATAGTTTGTTTTGTATTGCTTGTCTAAAAGGTATCACATCTGTGAGTAATACTCTCAACATTGCTCAGTGCcctcaaaatttaaaatatcgaAAATAACAAACGACAATTGTAGATCCTGCTTAGCTATCTACCATCCTTTCAAAATGCAGACTCATTAGCCCAAAAGGCATTACTACATATAAATGAAGCATTCTGAAGTTCCCAATAACATGTAGGAAATCAATCTAACAAAAAATCAAGTCAAGCCTACACATCTGCTCTATTTTAACCAGTACTATGCATGAAACCGCAGCAGCCGAGATGCAGAATTACATGACTATGACTTAAGATCTTCAGACATTGCTGATGGAATGCAGTGTGTTGCAAGAATATCTAGCGTGGCAGCTTTTGCAGTCTTCGTGCGAAGGACTACTATCTGCATAGAAGAATTAATAAGGGTTACTTAAGCCATTTTTCATAAGTACACAAAGACAGATTGGAAAATAAAGACGGACCTGTTCATAATCTAAATCAAATTTTAGATACTCATCATCACAATTCTCTACCATAGCAGCCAAGCTCTTAAGGTTTTTCACTGGTTTACCATTAAAACCAACGACCTTCAGAAAAcaagtataaaaaattgtcattATCAACCTGGGTGTTAACGAGTATTAAAGTGGTTAAGCCAATAGAAAAAGCAGAAATATAAAACATTGTCATTATCAACCTGGGTGTTAACAATCTCTTCGTATCCAATGTTGATGTCAGCCACCAGCACCTAAATGTGTCAAAGAGATTGTCAGACATGATAAGGTACTCAAGAGAAACAGCAAAAAGAAAAGACTAACAGAAGAAGTGTACCTGTGAAATCACAACAAGTTGTTCATCTGGTGATTGTGGCATTGCATACAGCAGTTTATCCAAAATCTTCACTGGAGCTTCATACTCATAGTCCTTTCCGTACtgtttataaatgaaaaattgagGTTGAAAAGAATGGCCCAACAAGAAAGCTTAGCAAATTTGTATTGATGAATTTTCTAATTAATGCCAAAGCCCACAAGTAAAGTAAAATATAAAGCTGCAAATTACAA from Trifolium pratense cultivar HEN17-A07 linkage group LG5, ARS_RC_1.1, whole genome shotgun sequence encodes:
- the LOC123884344 gene encoding WAT1-related protein At5g40240-like, with amino-acid sequence MKMKQYLLECTPFAAMVIVECLDVGLTTLSKAAMSKKGMNHFIFVLYSNALATVILLPSSFLINRTTRQPLSFSLLGKFFFLGLLGITIMQNCVFTGISYSSPTLGSAMSNLTPAITFVLAVIFRMEKLDVGSSISQIKIVGTVVSISGAFLVTFYKGAPIGSFQTRRSTLQPLVSLSAETGNWVIGGLFLVIATISLAAWNIAQAAILKGYPSQLTIVAFYCLFGTFQCAILSLIVVKDPSSWILSPDIELISIIYSAIFGSVVTFSVLTWCIDRKGPLFVTMFKPVGIAIAAFMSVVFLGETLHIGSVIGALVIAIGFYAVMWAQSREKNMKGLEVNGLPSSSSAQESALLESP